The Choloepus didactylus isolate mChoDid1 chromosome 16, mChoDid1.pri, whole genome shotgun sequence genomic interval aacgtgctaccgtcacctctgttcatttccaaacattgacgttcatcctagctgaacattctgctcatactaagcaactgctccccattctttagcctcattctatattttggtaacttatatttcatgtctgtgagtttacatattataattagttcctatctcACTGATatcaccctgcaatatttgtccttatgtgtctggcttatttctctcagtatattgccctcaaggtttcatcatcaacccatttttttttttaagatggttttgttcacatgccatacattccatcctaagtaaacaatcgatggttccctgtatagtcacatatttatgggttcatcaccctcaccactatctatataagggcatctacatttcttccgcaaagcaggaggaagagtcaaagaagatagagaggcaaaaggaaaagaaaaaagaaagagggggtgAGGGgaaccatgacagctaggaagtagcaaaaggaaagataaccttaaatcaaagtagaataaagagtcagacaacaccaccaatgtcaagtgtctcacacccctcctctATCCacccccccatctgcatttaccttggtatattgcctttgttaaaataaagggagcataacacaatgattctgttaattattgtctctagtttatgttgattgcatccctcccccaaagcctccccatttttaacaccttgcaaggttgacattcgcttGTTCTTCCTTGTgagagaacatatttgtacattttatcacaattgttgaacactccaggtttcaccgagttacacggtcccagtctttctttcctcctttcttctggtgtcccacgtgctcccaaccttcctctctcaactatattcatagttacctttgttcagtgtacttacattgctgtgctaccatctcccaaaatcgtggtccaaacctctcactcctgtcttttcctatcactctttagtgctccctttagtatttatttcctgtagggcaggtgtcgtcttcacaaagtctctcattgtctgtcggaaaatattttgagctctccctcatatctgaaggacagtttggctggatataggattcttggttggcggcttttctctttcagtatcttaaatatatcacaccacttccttcttacctccatggtttctgctgagagatctgcacatagtcttattaagtttcctttgtatgtgatgggatcgcttttctcttgctgctttcaggattctttctttggctttgatgtttgataacctgattattaagcgtcttggcgtaggcctatgcaggtctgttctgtttggagtatgctgcacttctcggatctgtaatgttatgtctttcataagagatgggaaagtttcattgattatttcctctattattgcttctgccacttttcccttctcttgtccttctgggacaccagtgatacatacattcttgtatttcgtttcgtccttaagttcccagagacgttgctcatatttttccattcttttctccatctgctcctttgcttgtaggctttcaggtgttttgttctccagttcctaagtgttttcttctgcctcttgagagctgctgttgtatgtttccattgtctcttttgtttcttgtgttgtgcctttcttccatagattctgccagttctttttttgaacttttgatttctgccttatgtatgcccagtgttttctttatagcctttatctcttttgccatatcttctctacactttttgaattggtttagcattagttgtttaaattcctgtatctcagttgaagtgtaagtttgttcctttgactgggccataaatttgtttttcttagtgtaggttgtagttttctgttgtctacacATCTGACTTcgtaggccaccccaatcaggttttcccagatgaaaacaagctcaggtcacagaaggagaaaatattcagtatccggtttccctgatggtgtgtcttagaggattgacacaccctgtgcttttctctccagcaggtggtgcctgtcggCCCCTCAGGGCTGGTGTAAGGGAGTGTGGCCCACgactcctcccccaggctctgggatctagttctgaatgtaaggcaggtagtatagctgggcccctcctctttcctcttgggaagctatgccccccacagagaggtcatttgcatatgaatagattctttgtttctctgactctgctacttccacccttgtctgggtcagagtgctgcgatttttaaaatggctgaggctttctttactgcaaagcattatgagctgaaaatggctgaagctttctccactgagccgcccaggttgacagagagagaaagggacagaaagctcccagattcacccgttggccagagatagcacctgatcctctgggctccttgTCCTGAGACatatatgtcccctgactctcccaaggtcggttgtcaccaaaagcctctgtctacctGTTGgagattcactgtctgtatttagcagttaacattaaaaccccagttgttgctgggctgaggtacactcgcTTGTTCAGAAaattctgctctctagcaccgtgaggctcccgtgagggaggggctctggctcggcacaggtccacagtttttacttacagattttatgctgcaatcttggacattcctcccaattcaggttggtgtttgatgggtggacggtcacgtttgtctccccacagttatacCAGGTTATTTagtaatttttctgtcatttatgacTTGTTCCAGAGGGAGTacctggcttccactcctctctatgccgccgtcTTAGCTCTTCTCAGTAATTGCATTTTGAACAAATTGTGTCCCGACTACAAGCCAGCAGGTTTAGGATCCAGGCCTGGCTATGCTCTGTGGTGTTGGTGAAATGATTTTACCCTTTATAAGTGTGTTTCCTCATCATAAGATGAGGTGGTTGAAATCCATgcttttcatgatttttaaaaattgggttcaTTCTTCCTTCTGTATTTTTTCTGGAACCCAAACAGAATGTTGGACTATGAATGGACATggtttgatttaaaatattcttactgttgatgaattattatgttttcctccttttcttagtGATGGAGCTGCTTTCTTGGTTACATTCACCATTCCTTTCCTCTTCGCATTTCCCCTCTTCTTCATCCTCCAAAGAAAAATCTAGCCTTCCTTAGCTTCCAAGTCCAGGAGTGTACTGAGGTATGGCAGAAGCTTCCGTATGGATTGGATTGGTGGTGTTGTGGAGAGCATGTTTGCCACTTGTgactaatttaattaatttattaattgttTTTATATGACAATATCTGAAAAGAATCAGCTGTGCTTTGAGAACCAAGGAATTTGTGCCCAATGGTTTTGATATTCTTCTGGGTATTTCTCATTGCCGGATTTACACTAAAAGAGAGgagatttggaatttttttaactaCTTCAGTATAGTGAAAATTTTTGACACCTACAGTGGAGTGACTCGCCAGTTTTGCATCATACATGAATTTTTATAGTCAGTTGTACAATATTCATGAAAAAGTTGGTACGTGATGTGTTAAATGACTTGATTGGTCAAATATTATTCATCTTAACTTGACAGGTGAAGATTCATGCATTAGAAGCCCACagaggccaaagagtaaaggtatTTGGCTGGGTCCACCGGCTGCGTAGACAAGGTAAATGGTAgagcttttctcttctctctgtttAAAATTTCGGTATCTCTGGTCCTATATAAATAAGAACATAAAAATGTTcagttaagtttttttttttttttgatatgttgGCTTTTTTAAGGATATGTAGTGATTTGTAtcccaaatttgtttttttaaacttaatgactactgaaagtttgaaaaaatttttaaatgtaaacaacCACAGTGATCAGGAAATacccagtaaatatttgatgaattgaatttaatgttttaatgaaAAATGGGATGTATTATAGGAAGTTCAGAGCCAAATCTGAAACATGATGTCAGTAGCATTGACTTTTATAATTAGTTATATTTGCATTCTCTTTCCTTAGTCCtgacattttgttttctctttctctttttattatttgtcatGTTTTTATTATAAGTGATTATCAAATCCTTTGTAAAAAGAAATGTgactaatttaattaatttattaattgttTTTATATGGCAATATCTGAAAAGTTATTCTGTTCAACACTATGCATCTCCCACTAAGTACAACAGTTGCAGGGGattcaaagagaaacaaaacaggaTCCCTGAAGTCAAGTGACTTCCAGTCTTGCTTTCCCACTTAATTCATAGGATTTGAAAATATagcaaagaagataaaaatgcTTTATGAATACTGCGTAGTAATATTACTGGTGGGCGCTTTGAAGGAAGGGGACCATGTGGGAGGTTTGAATTTCCCAAGATTAACCTTGGAGTTTCCCTTGtgtaaggtaaaaaaaaaaatatgaaaaaatactttGTAAGTGCCTTGAAAACAGTCTGGCtcaaatttctttttctcatttttaggaAAGAATTTAATGTTTTTGGTGCTGCGGGATGGTACGGGTTATCTGCAGTGTGTCTTGTCAGATGAGCtggtaattttcttatttatggataagattcaatttttttttcagtagtcaCCTTTATTGTTAGTTTTGgaaattttgcatattttaaactttttattaatgGAAATATTCCAACATGTAAAAAATAGAGTAGTATAAAGAATCCTCATGTGTCTGTTACCTAACTCCAGTTGTTACCAAAATATGGCCAATCCTGGTTTATAGCTCCTTGCAACACAAAACATCTTATTGTTGCATCTGAATACACTTGCATGTATAcatctccaagaaaaaaaattttttttaatgttgccaCACTGTCATCATCACACCTCCTCAAGTTAATAATAAATCCTAATTAATATCTAATATCCTCAGATTCTCCCAATGGACTCATAATGCCTTTTTTGGTTGGTTGATTTGAATAAGGAACCAGATAATATCTACGTGCTGCATTCAATTGATAGTCTCTGAAATCTCTTTTATAAATCTATTATAGTTTTCCCTTttcactcatttctttttttcccccttgctaTTTATTTGTTGGAAAAAACCAGGTTGTTTTCCCTGCAGAATTTCTCACATTCTGGGTTAGGTTGATTGCATCCTTGCAGTGTATTTGAACCTGTTGCTGTAGCCTTTGTATTTCTTGCAAGCTAGAGGTTAGGTGTGATGAGGTTTGGGTTCGAttctttgggttgttttttttttttttttttcatattttcctacaattttatagagttatattcacataccatgcatttatccacagtgtacattcagttgttcatggtatcataaagttgtacatttatcaataCAATCAGCGcttaaacatattgattactacaagaaaaattgtttgtttttttttttagcaataaaaacaatgataaaaagaaaaataacatgtcatacaatacaatatactagtaaggacagcaaataacacactaccaagaatcccatattcctcccctatatccccttctcatatacatttagcattgcctttgttacatttaatggaggtatattacaatgttactgtagaccatagactccagtttgctttgattgttttttcctgaataccatccctttttcaactctctgcatggttgacattcgtttTCCCACATGCAAGACTACTTCATGGGTGAGGCTCTGTACTTCCAATTGAATCACAGCAAGAAGCTCATACAGttcagttgtctttttttttttttttatgattagtGGGTTAAGGTGTTGACAGCCTGGTTCCCTCCTTTATAAAGTTCCTCATCACTTTTCTCCTAATGGTTGTACAAGTATCGATTTTCACAGTCTAATGAGAGCTGTTATTGTTCTAACAGtcggggttttttttgttttgttttgttttgttttaaataggcAGCCTGGATACTTCTAAGCAATGTGGGCTAGTGTCATTTATGCGTATGTAAATATGTAAAGTGTAGATTTACACATATATGTGTCTCTATAAATAAATCTCCACAAAGATAGCTGTTCTTAATTAATGCTAAACATTGATGACTATCTCATTTCTTATTTCACTGGTATGGGACCACATAACTTGTTTGAATAATCCCCTTAGCTCTCTGTATGTTCGAATATTTTATTGCAGCTGAGACTAGCTAAGTTTGCCCTTCCATCTTTTCTAGTGTCAGTGTTATAACGGGGTGGTCCTGTCCACTGAGAGCAGTGTTGCCGTGTATGGAACTCTAAATCTCATGCCAAAGGGCAAACAGGTGAGTGGGTTGAATTCTTCACCAGGTGAAtaggggtggtgtgtgtgtgtgttcccgcTGTATCTTCATTTTTGCTTTGGTATTTGACATATTGATAACAAAAATGGGTTGCACTTGCTAAATTTACTCTGCCTTTTCCTTTGCAGTGAAATATGTACACAGCAAAATATGTACAGGACATGATGAAAAGAACTCAGGGATTTCCAACCTTACAGAATTTCTGAATAAACATCATGGGCTATAATATATCCACTGTGCTTTGAGTGTGTGAATAATTTTTCAGCTAGGTACAAGTAAAAAAAAGCCTTAATCGCTCCAAAAGTTTTTTCAGTAAAGAGTGATGATCTCAGTCTGAAACTTGCTGAATTAGAGTTTGAAAGCctctttttgaaagaaagttaatTATAATTCTGATTTTCAGAGTGTTATTTGTTCTCTAGTCAGCAGGAACATCAACTATAACAGTTCCAGTTACTTGTTGGTAATTATAGTTCAAATAACTGCTGTGGTTATAATTGTGATtcggaaaaaaaataaacaaatgtggcaCATCAGCCACCAGGGGAAGCTCCAGAGTCCTACAGTAGACTAAAAACAGTGACACAGAGCTCAGAGAGTTCATGTAAAAGAATCAATATTAAACATGTATATTTCATTGAAGTTGAATGACTTTTCCTGGAAGTAATGTGGTTACAGAATACAGTGATTGTCATGACGTTACTTGTCCAGTGTTGAGCACCAAGTCAGTTACATTATTCCAggatatgtcttttaaaaatcagtttctttTAATGGAATTATTAGGAAGAATTTTGGTTTTTACTGTATATGTGTTCCAAAGAGAAACAACTTTTAGCAAAACCTTTGCATTTAATGAGTTTTCCAATATGGgtaaaataagttattttaaattattagccAAAGGCTAGAAACatatcaaaatgttaacagtagttAATTACCATGGGCTGTAGGCTGTTTTCTAGTTggtgtttttctgtctttttaaaatctgtgtgcgcatgtgtgcatttactctaaaatattaaatgtaaaaatattaatttaaaattgaattattgGGTCTCTGTTTTTAGAAGGTTGGGCTAGAAATCATGAGGTTCTTAGAAATATCAGCTTGCCAAAAATTTTAACATTAATTTAAATCTTCAATACtgttaattttgttgttgttcccttctccctcctcccgcCTCCTTTGTAAAATTTAGGCTCCAGGGGGCCATGAGCTGAATTGTGACTTCTGGGAACTAATTGGGTTGGCCCCTGCTGGAGGAGCTGATAACCTGATCAACGAAGAGTCTGATGTGGACGTCCAGTTAAACAACAGACACATGATGATCCGAGGAGAAAACATGTCCAAAATCTTAAAAGCACGGTCCTTGATCACCAGGTGCTTTAGAGACCACTTCTTTGACAGGGGATACTGTGAAGTAAGTGTGCATTCTTCATCTTTTGTGAACAGTACTTTTTGGCCACTTGTGGCCTTGACTGGAGGTGTTCACAGTGGGTGTTTATGTCCTCCCCTCCGTCTGAACAGGTCACTCCCCCAACGTTAGTGCAAACACAAGTGGAAGGTGGCGCTACACTCTTCAAGCTTGACTATTTCGGAGAGGAGGCGTTTTTGACGCAGTCCTCTCAGTTGTACCTGGAGACCTGCCTCCCGGCTTTGGGTGATGTGTTCTGCGTAGCCCAGTCTTACAGGGCAGAACAATCCAGGACACGCAGGCACCTGGCAGAGTAtggaattgccttttttttttccctctcttagaAAATGTCTATATAAAAGGAGTTTTTAATATAGGCAAATGAGGTTTGTAGGGtaaaaaattttgatatattaagACACATGAAGGgtggttgaataaattaatggatgAAAATGTGAAGAAGTTTTGCCCCTTAGGCCAAGCTAAGATCTGTTCTTTCACTGTACTTTGATCCTTCATGTATTAAGGGATAAACAAGAAATCTCTACTCAAGGGGGAAGGGGTCTAGAACTAATTTGCAGAATTAGGAGTTGGTTAGCAGTGTTGGAATTTTACTTTTCAGGGCATTTCCCATGATTAAAATCCTTGTCTGAGAGAAGCTTGGCTTAAGAGAAGAGCAGCTTTGAGATAGTGTCTTGTTCTTTAGGTACACTCACGTTGAAGCAGAGTGCGCTTTCCTGACCTTTGAGGACCTTCTGAACCGACTGGAGGACTTGGTTTGTGATGTGGTGGACAGAGTCTTGAAATCACCCGCAGCAAGCGTAGTATATGACCTCAACCCAGTAGGTGGATGCTGTATGGAAATAAACAACTGCAAGGCTTCCTAGGAAGACAGTGAAGCCTTCCCTCTCAGTTTTAGCTTGTGATCTAAAATAAGTGGCTAATATGTGAAGACAAAAATTGGATATTCATTGACAttaatttcatggtatttttaaCTTACATAAAAGGAGATtcatatttgttttccattttgagGATTGTTGACCTTTTTTGTAGTCTAAAATGAGAATTTACATTAATggtaaatagtttttaaaaatggaaatctcaatactattgttttctttttctacactgtaatttttctttctcctacaGAACTTCAAACCCCCAAAACGGCCTTTCAAACGGATGAACTATTCAGATGCCATTATGTGGCTAAAAGAACACAATATAAAGAAAGAAGATGGAACTTTCTATGAATTTGGAGAGGtatgtactccttaatcatttcCAAGGTGGCATTATGTTTACGTGGATTCCTACTTCTGATTAGTAAATCAGTATGCAGAAGGCATCTGCTGCTCTTCAAATAAATGCTACTAACAGAACCTGCTTCTTGGGATAGTCTGAGGATTCAGTGAGTTGAGAGATGTTAAGAATAGTGCCTTTTCTCTAGTGTTCCATAAATATTAGCAATTTTTTAGCCTTCAAACCTCATTCCATTGCATTTACCTCTTCTTCTTTCATTATTAATCCTTGGCCTCGATTTATAAGCTCTACCGATTATACTCTAGGATGGCAGAGATGCTTTAGAAGGTTGTAAACCTTTTGAAATCATATGCAAAATGTTGGTATatgtattatttgtttttctgagaaaAGAACTGGAGCTTTAAAAAGGGATTCCTATCCCCCAAATGGTGATTTAAAATTCCTTCTTGTGGAAggcaattcaaaaaaaaaagagccatagGCTAAAATGCAAAACCAAGAGAGAAGGTGGGGCCTAATTGGGGAAGGTGGCCTGGTGCCCCAGATAAAGTTAGTGTATCTGTGTTGCCTGGGCCCACCCTCCCAGTGTGTATTGGGGGGTGTAGATTAACACTATTCTAAGCTCTTAAACATTACTTTCATAATATTTCAAATCTAATTATTTTATGGGTGAAATGGGAGTAGCAGCTGTTAACTAcagtttggggtttttttttgttttttttttaagaaggaatTTGTGGAGAGGAATACAGTATAGTAGGCCtatatacattattatttttgtttcatgagTTGAGTTTATGATAAATAATAATGCAATTTGGTACTGAAAACTTGAGGACTTTTAGTACTTAAAATGCAGCAGAGCAGTGTGATTGAGTGGAAGGCAGGCAGGCTTGGAGGCAGAAGGCCCCCGGGGGATTTAGGTCCGGCCTCTGTCCTTACCAGCTGGAACTGAAGGCCTGTAACCTTGCCTCTCTTGTTCCTTCGCTCCACCTTGGCATTAACGTCCACTTTGCAAgcttgtaagaattaaatgagctaaacTCCTAGCAGGGTCCATGGCACAGGAAGGCTTCAGTGCCTGTCTGCGTTTAACACCCACTGATGTTCAGCTGGTTCACATAAGGATGCTAGATTAGATAAATTGTCTTTAGACTCTTGGGGGTGTGCAGTAAGACTCCCTTTCCCCTATTTAAATCTTACACAGAATTCCAGTATGTAAAGCAGATAAAAGCAGAGAGACCAGAGCCTCTCCCACTTCATCTCCCATTTCCCCTCCACACTCGGAAGGCTCAGGGCTCCAGGGACCAGAGCTTGAAAACCACTGTGCCAGGTGATTGCCAAGGTCCACTTCAGTTCTTAGATTAAACAAGTCAGTGCATCTGTCCAGTACTCTCAATCAGTTTTTACTGGGACAAGAGTTTTCAGTTCTAACTTGAGTTTTTGTATGGTTTACTGAAGGGTATTTTGAGAGAGGAACTGATTAACATGACTTATCATCATCTAACATTTCTTGGCAAAATATTCCAGGTGTGGCTAGAAATTTGACATGGGTTGCCTTGTGATTGTGTCTTACTAGCACTGAAGGCATAACTGATATATGTTAACAGGAATGAAATGCAAATAACAGGAGAGTTTAAAGATTAGCATTATTAAAAACATACTCTGTGTGGAGATCAGTGAAGTTCTGAAGTATTCAGTGATTACCTTCTGCTTTTTGGGACTAAATGGACAACTTTCCCTTCAGAGGTAGATAAAACTGCCCACTGTGCAGTATCTTGTCACAGTGATAATgtcttggtttttattttttcattcctcaAGCTGCATGGTGCTTGAGATAACATTAAAGAAGAAGGCACCTCTTTTTACAGTTCATTTAATACCtgcattttttaatgtgtttgttttttgaaagaaattgtCCCAAGTGTTATGGGTTACGGGTGGGCATGCATTCTCTACTATGCTGCTTGACCAGGACAAAGGGCTGGCACTCGTGAAAGAACTGCTTTATGTCTTGTTGCATTCCGAGTGGTAAATGTTAATGGAGTCTTGTTTAACCTCAGGATATCCCAGAAGCTCCTGAGAGATTGATGACAGACAccattaatgaaccaatattgctGTGTCGATTTCCTGTAGAGATCAAATCCTTCTATATGCAGCGATGTCCTGAGGATTCCCGCCTCACTGAATCTGTGAGTTTGTGACTCAAATAGTCTCAGGAGTTTTATTTATTAAAGGAATGGGGACTGTCATTTGGAATAAGGTTCAGCTTGTGgcaaatatttcattataaatctagattaataaaatttaagtggtgtttttttcttccctgatTGGGGTTAACATttgttatcattttttaaatgatagtatttgaatatttgaatttcaaatactcagtgcttcctttagttaCAGGAGCTTaactgtgttttcatttaaaCTATAGAGCAATACCGTGTCTGACAGCCTAGTAGTAATTgcacaatttatttttacatttatttgaagGTTGACGTGTTGATGCCTAATGTTGGTGAGATTGTGGGAGGCTCAATGCGTATCTGGGATAGTGAAGAAATGCTGGCAGGCTATAAAAGGGAAGGGATTGACCCCACGCCCTATTACTGGTATACAGATCAggtaaaaaacaactttttaaacactacttgtaattttttcattgtaataatactgtataaattaaaaattttaaaaggagagaATTCAAGGTGGTGCTTTGGTGTTTGAGTGAGCTATATTCTGTTTCATGGTTATAATAATATGGTTTATGACTGTTGCCAGTTTTGTATTTGGCCAAGTTATATGttaacttcatttgaaatctgtctAACTGTTGGCCTTGCTCATTgctactgaatttttaaaaatatgtatttcaagaCATTAGATCCTGTCAGTACCTTGTACTATCTTTCATTTTCCTCTGATAAACGGAGACACAGATGGTGAGTTTGAAATCTCTGCTTTGCCGGGTAGTGCTTAATCCATGGCTTATTTTTCACATTAGATTATTTCTTCAGACTTGGTACATGAAGGTTTATAGATTAAAGGTTGAATTCTTAATCAGGATGAGCCAACTCCTTCCACAGTAGAAAGTTTTAACTATTTTGGAGGAAATTTTAAACTAAGCATTtcattcctctctttttcttaacAGAGAAGATATGGAACATGTCCTCATGGAGGATATGGCTTGGGCTTGGAACGATTCTTAACGTGGATTCTGAATAGGTATCACATCCGAGATGTATGCTTATACCCTCGATTTGTCCAGCGATGTAAGCCATAACCAATTCCTCCTGAAGCATTAGGAGAGAACATGGTTCATGAAAGAAACAGACTGcgtcttaaaaaaaatgtcaaaatcttCCTCTTTTTGTTCCTTTGGGGTAtaactttctgttttctctttctgttttcttttcctactaCCATAAAAAGTAGTCCAAATTACTTGAACATCAAGTGACATTCCTGTTGTCATTTTAAGAAAACAACTGTTACAAAATTTGGTGAAAATATGTGGCATGTAACCCTGAGGATATGGATTCTTTTCACCCTTTGGTATCCAAGTacaccatgttttttttttaattagagtttTTACTGAAGTTCTAAGGCATCCCAGTAACTTAATCTT includes:
- the NARS1 gene encoding asparagine--tRNA ligase, cytoplasmic; protein product: MSLKVTRATAVMVLGELYVSDREGNDVTGDGTKEKPFKTGLKALMTVGKEPFPTIYVDSQKENERWDLISKSQMKNIKKMWHREQMKNESREKKEAEDSLRREKNLEEAKKITIKNDPSLPEPECVKIHALEAHRGQRVKVFGWVHRLRRQGKNLMFLVLRDGTGYLQCVLSDELCQCYNGVVLSTESSVAVYGTLNLMPKGKQAPGGHELNCDFWELIGLAPAGGADNLINEESDVDVQLNNRHMMIRGENMSKILKARSLITRCFRDHFFDRGYCEVTPPTLVQTQVEGGATLFKLDYFGEEAFLTQSSQLYLETCLPALGDVFCVAQSYRAEQSRTRRHLAEYTHVEAECAFLTFEDLLNRLEDLVCDVVDRVLKSPAASVVYDLNPNFKPPKRPFKRMNYSDAIMWLKEHNIKKEDGTFYEFGEDIPEAPERLMTDTINEPILLCRFPVEIKSFYMQRCPEDSRLTESVDVLMPNVGEIVGGSMRIWDSEEMLAGYKREGIDPTPYYWYTDQRRYGTCPHGGYGLGLERFLTWILNRYHIRDVCLYPRFVQRCKP